Proteins from one Candidatus Hydrogenedens sp. genomic window:
- a CDS encoding acetolactate synthase, large subunit, biosynthetic type: protein KRVTHREDVRKTLEEFIKFDDGPAFLEVVVDKKALVFPMVGPGAGYKDMVTGPFIKSREIPKPEEEPQDASDAFAEAF from the coding sequence GAAACGAGTCACTCACCGAGAAGACGTGCGTAAAACACTCGAGGAGTTTATTAAGTTTGATGACGGACCTGCGTTTCTCGAAGTAGTTGTAGACAAAAAAGCACTTGTGTTTCCGATGGTAGGCCCAGGTGCAGGATATAAAGATATGGTCACAGGTCCCTTTATCAAATCACGCGAAATTCCAAAACCAGAGGAAGAACCGCAAGACGCTTCTGACGCTTTTGCAGAAGCATTCTAA